CGAGTGGGGTGCCGCCCGGCTCGCGCGTAACCACGACCGAAACGCCCTGTTGGCGTAGCCACGCCGCGAGGTGCGCAGCTTGGGTGGACTTGCCCGAGCCCTCGGGTCCCTCAAAGGTGATGAAGAACCCGGGCTTCATAGGCCGGTGGGGTGGTCCAGGAAGACCCACTCGAGGCCGAAGGTCTCCTGGAGCTTTTGGGCGAGGGCCTTGACGCCGAAGACCTCGGTGTCGTAGTGCCCGGCGTAGATCGCGTTCATGCCGCGCTCGAAGGTCTCGTGGAACACCTCGTGCTTGGGTTCACCGGTGATGAACAGCTCGAGCCCCTCACGCGCGGCCTCCACGACCGTCCAGGCGGCCCCGCCTGAGACGATGCCTACGCGCTCCACCGGGTCCTGGCCGCCCTGGTGCACCAGGCACTGCATCCCGGTCAACTGGCCGAGCTTGTCCGCGATCTGCGCGAGGGACTCCGGCACCGGGAAGCGGCCTTTAAACCCGATCTTCACGCCCTTGAACTCCCCGAAGGGCTCGAGGTCCACGAGGCCCAGCTCACGCGCGAGCACCGCGTTGTTGCCGACCTCCGGGTGCGCGTCCAGGGGCAGGTGCGCGGCGTACAGGTTGATCCCGCCGGAGAAGAGGAGCTCGAGCCGCCGCTTATGGGGGCCCGTCACGGCCAGGGGTTTTCCCCAGAAAAGGCCGTGGTGCACGATCAGGAAGTCCACGCCGGCCTCGAGGGCCTTTTCGAAGACGGGCGCGGCCGCGTCCACCGCCACGCCGACGCGCGTTACCTCGGGGCGGCCCTCGACCTGTAGGCCGTTCAGCGAGAGATCCGGGTATCGGGGGAGGTCCAGGTACTCGTCAAGCCAGTTCACAAGCTCATCGCGTCTCATCGGGCACCCCTTCGTTGGGTTTAGCGCTCCCATAGGAGCCCAGCATGCCCTAGTCTATCGCGATTCCCAGCGCTTTGCGCACCTCTTCGGCCTCGTCCCAGGGCAGGGTCTCGTCCGCGCGTTCCAG
This region of Marinithermus hydrothermalis DSM 14884 genomic DNA includes:
- a CDS encoding Nif3-like dinuclear metal center hexameric protein translates to MRRDELVNWLDEYLDLPRYPDLSLNGLQVEGRPEVTRVGVAVDAAAPVFEKALEAGVDFLIVHHGLFWGKPLAVTGPHKRRLELLFSGGINLYAAHLPLDAHPEVGNNAVLARELGLVDLEPFGEFKGVKIGFKGRFPVPESLAQIADKLGQLTGMQCLVHQGGQDPVERVGIVSGGAAWTVVEAAREGLELFITGEPKHEVFHETFERGMNAIYAGHYDTEVFGVKALAQKLQETFGLEWVFLDHPTGL